A genome region from Anopheles stephensi strain Indian chromosome 2, UCI_ANSTEP_V1.0, whole genome shotgun sequence includes the following:
- the LOC118506048 gene encoding protein yellow-like has protein sequence MALGRRLIALVLAIGCALGQQANGDGLQPLDALSPPTPSVPIAPGEKQFRVVYEWNVLDFAFTNEDERAQALYSGHYIPKNVLISDCKPFANRLYLTIPRMLPGVPATLGYVVRPENNGRTDPEIVPFPSWEMNERGNCSALQFVQGVAVDKHGIMWVVDSGRTETLTRGKDHVVCPPKILLLDLKRNGSIVLRYQFPESVVPAGNNYLNKIVVDDAFGGFAYITDNSGADPGIVVFSRRLLKSWKVRENNSMRAARNAVRFAVNGTELNFSIHIDSIALGPYYNPNISPDQPVSDALVNTQNYERNVYYSPLSSYHVYSLPASLLRDPEFNARATPRDILEAVVDYGQKQSQTDGMFMDNQGVLYFGLLGEHAIAKWDSYKPFTAKNQQIIAKDATYIQWVDSMGIDHEGYLYVVVNRLHNFVAGRLNPLEVNFRILRAKTGALSYVYTPDNLFNSDGKFLYSGASGEPFADNGLVYQYEGTTPASSRLAAAGILGASGAAVKTSFVGFIGALVLGGVVTSMMGRWSVV, from the exons ATGGCACTGGGACGAAGGTTGATCGCGCTGGTGCTAGCGATTGGGTGTGCACTGGGGCAGCAAGCGAACGGCGACGGTCTGCAGCCGCTGGACGCACTGAGCCCGCCGACACCCTCGGTACCGATCGCGCCGGGCGAAAAGCAGTTCCGGGTGGTGTACGAGTGGAATGTGCTCGATTTTGCCTTCACGAACGAGGATGAACGAGCGCAGGCCCTGTACAGCGGACACTACATCCCGAAGAACGTGCTCATCTCCGACTGTAAGCCGTTTGCGAACCGACTCTATCTGACGATTCCGCGCATGCTGCCAGGAGTGCCGGCCACGCTTGGGTACGTGGTGCGGCCGGAAAACAATGGCCGTACCGATCCGGAGATTGTGCCGTTCCCGTCGTGGGAGATGAACGAGCGGGGCAACTGTTCGGCGCTACAGTTCGTGCAGGGTGTGGCGGTGGACAAGCATGGCATCATGTGGGTCGTCGATTCGGGACGTACCGAGACCCTGACGCGTG GTAAAGATCATGTCGTCTGTCCACCGAAGATCCTGTTGCTGGACCTCAAGCGCAACGGCAGCATCGTTCTGCGCTATCAGTTCCCCGAGTCGGTAGTGCCGGCCGGTAACAACTACCTCAACAAGATCGTGGTAGACGACGCGTTCGGAGGGTTTGCCTACATCACCGACAACAGTGGTGCCGATCCAGGGATAGTGGTGTTCTCGCGCCGACTCCTCAAATCGTGGAAGGTGCGGGAGAACAACTCGATGCGTGCCGCTCGCAATGCGGTCCGCTTCGCCGTCAACGGCACCGAGCTTAACTTCTCGATCCACATCGACAGTATCGCGCTGGGCCCGTACTACAACCCCAACATTTCTCCGGACCAACCGGTGTCCGATGCGCTTGTAAACACGCAGAACTACGAGCGTAACGTGTACTACAGCCCGCTGTCCAGCTATCACGTGTACTCGCTCCCAGCATCCCTGCTGCGTGACCCGGAGTTTAACGCCCGTGCGACCCCTCGCGACATACTCGAAGCCGTCGTCGACTACGGCCAGAAGCAGTCGCAAACGGACGGCATGTTTATGGACAACCAGGGTGTGCTGTACTTCGGGCTGCTCGGCGAGCATGCCATCGCCAAGTGGGACAGCTACAAACCGTTCACGGCGAAGAACCAGCAGATCATCGCGAAGGACGCCACCTACATCCAGTGGGTGGACAGCATGGGCATCGACCACGAAGGCTACCTGTACGTGGTGGTTAACCGGCTGCACAACTTTGTCGCCGGCCGGCTGAACCCGCTCGAGGTGAACTTCCGCATACTGCGTGCGAAAACGGGCGCACTGAGCTACGTCTACACGCCGGACAACTTGTTCAACAGCGACGGCAAGTTCCTGTACTCGGGTGCGTCCGGCGAACCGTTCGCGGACAATGGGCTGGTTTACCAGTACGAGGGTACTACGCCGGCCTCGAGCCGGTTGGCGGCCGCCGGCATACTGGGTGCCAGTGGGGCCGCGGTAAAGACATCCTTCGTCGGATTTATTGGCGCCCTTGTCCTGGGCGGCGTCGTGACTAGCATGATGGGCCGGTGGAGTGTTGTTTGA